In Eleginops maclovinus isolate JMC-PN-2008 ecotype Puerto Natales chromosome 10, JC_Emac_rtc_rv5, whole genome shotgun sequence, the following proteins share a genomic window:
- the LOC134870586 gene encoding endonuclease domain-containing 1 protein-like — MAHHYALAVFILAFAGVWGMCAADVGDFAPCLEKFFRSWPPKGLLGTPICQRYKNQYRFATLYSRPRRTPWFSAYLYSTPEGKRPHTFWKYEPQLAYPGADGNMLSFPLGHLDQNVVESQGVGLDYINSTYSRGHLNPSLHHKSHEDRAATFTLTNVVPQMSGSNDGPWAAVENTVNQTLDAYCLGDAYVVTGIIPYKSDEPWLRNHRVAVPEYIWSAYCCPNYNNSLPKELKEAFPTYAAIGRNDCNSTEEIVPVNQQAKKQFRGYDVRKMPLETLEMYLKDRFKTVVSVFYEQCSQSN, encoded by the exons ATGGCACATCACTACGCTCTGGCTGTGTTCATCCTGGCCTTCGCTGGAGTCTGGGGCATGTGTGCAGCTGACGTTGGAGACTTCGCTCCATGCCTTGAGAAATTCTTTAGATCCTGGCCTCCTAAAGGTTTGTTGGGGACCCCGATCTGCCAACGTTATAAAAACCAGTACCGCTTTGCCACGCTTTACAGTCGGCCACGCCGCACTCCTTGGTTCTCAGCCTATTTGTACTCTACACCAGAAGGAAAAAGACCGCATACATTTTGGAAGTATGAGCCCCAG TTAGCCTACCCAGGAGCTGATGGCAACATGCTCTCCTTCCCTCTGGGCCATCTGGATCAGAACGTGGTAGAAAGCCAAGGAGTGGGGTTGGACTACATTAACTCCACCTATTCTCGTGGACACTTGAACCCCAGCCTCCATCACAAGAGCCATGAGGACCGCGCAGCTACCTTCACCCTAACTAATGTGGTTCCTCAAATGTCAGGCTCTAATGATGGGCCGTGGGCTGCAGTGGAGAACACCGTCAACCAAACTTTAGATGCATACTGTCTCGGAGACGCTTACGTAGTGACTGGCATCATCCCTTACAAAAGCGATGAGCCCTGGCTCAGGAATCATCGCGTAGCCGTGCCTGAGTATATTTGGTCTGCATACTGCTGCCCAAACTACAACAACAGTCTACCAAAAGAACTGAAGGAGGCTTTCCCCACGTATGCTGCCATTGGACGCAACGACTGCAACAGCACAGAGGAGATTGTGCCAGTAAACCAGCAGGCTAAGAAACAGTTCAGAGGGTATGATGTCAGAAAAATGCCACTGGAAACACTCGAGATGTATCTGAAGGACAGATTCAAAACTGTTGTCAGTGTCTTTTACGAGCAGTGCTCTCAATCCAACTGA
- the LOC134870587 gene encoding DELTA-actitoxin-Afr1e-like, with protein MSESAEAFAANLKSRRNVTIEITNLTSSICLVDPKVYLDSGNCHSPPQPTVRPLKTEICNFSKTSAKATGAVGVMTYDLFKRNTNAPQEKLAIMFSVPYDNSTYKNWLALAIYPVDKECNEKLYKEMYYDKEPKGFVRAEAHGCDLTFEGREVDLKATMSPMGRAILKLEVWDKLFTPSMNQQNH; from the exons ATGAGTGAATCAGCAGAGGCTTTTGCTGCTAACCTCAAAAGCAGAAGAAATGTCACCATTGAGATCACCAACCTCACCAGCAGCATCTGCCTGGTAGACCCCAA GGTTTACCTGGATAGTGGGAACTGCCATAGCCCGCCCCAGCCCACCGTGCGCCCTCTCAAAACCGAGATATGCAACTTCAGCAAGACCAGTGCCAAAGCCACCGGCGCTGTGGGTGTCATGACCTACGACCTGTTTAAGAGAAATACCAACGCCCCTCAGGAGAAATTAGCCATAATGTTCTCTGTGCCCTACGATAATTCCACGTACAAGAACTGGTTGGCCTTGGCAATCTACCCTGTGGACAAAGAGTGCAATGAGAAGCTTTACAAAGAGATGTATTATGACAAAGAACCTAAGGGCTTTGTGAGGGCGGAGGCCCATGGCTGTGATCTCACGTTTGAGGGCAGGGAAGTGGACCTGAAGGCTACCATGTCCCCCATGGGCAGGGCCATATTGAAGTTGGAGGTGTGGGACAAGCTCTTCACTCCATCGATGAATCAGCAGAATCACTAA
- the LOC134870410 gene encoding DELTA-sagatoxin-Srs1a-like — protein MSENAESHSHTLSTNRNCTIEITNVSAVYCLIHPKLHMESGFAFSPPQPTVRTQKTELCSFIKDDNTASGAVGVLTYELFDMRSRHCNELIAVMFSVPFDYNFYKNWLGVGIFEHTRECNEKLFKHMYNEKDFTNFVRHEADGSGVTYKGRMVDVRACMSDEGKAIIKLELYDKMGR, from the exons ATGTCTGAGAATGCAGAGTCCCACTCCCACACCCTCTCAACCAACCGCAACTGCACCATCGAGATCACCAATGTCAGTGCCGTCTACTGTCTCATCCACCCCAA GCTGCACATGGAAAGTGGCTTCGCCTTCAGCCCTCCACAGCCGACCGTGCGTACCCAGAAGACCGAACTGTGCTCCTTCATCAAAGACGACAACACGGCATCGGGTGCCGTTGGTGTCCTAACCTACGAGCTGTTCGACATGCGCAGCCGCCACTGCAACGAGTTGATCGCTGTCATGTTCTCCGTGCCGTTCGACTACAACTTCTACAAAAACTGGCTCGGGGTGGGCATCTTTGAGCACACGCGAGAATGCAATGAGAAACTGTTCAAACATATGTACAATGAAAAAGATTTCACCAACTTTGTGCGTCACGAGGCCGACGGCTCAGGGGTGACATACAAGGGGAGAATGGTGGATGTGAGGGCCTGCATGTCCGACGAGGGCAAGGCCATTATTAAACTGGAGTTGTACGACAAGATGGGAAGATGA